The genomic DNA ACATGTAAGAGAAGCAATAATCAAAAGATGTAACGAGTCTAGAGTGTCGCCCATTGAATTCAATCAAGGAGCATGGTATCTTGGTTTCCACAACCTATTCCATCACTTGGAACGAAGTAATGCTGGAATTTCGGTAAGCGCCGAATAATACTGGTAGTGTTGACATAAGCATTGCTGTGGCTTCCCACAGTGAGCTGATAACCCGCTAAAACACCGGTGAACTCGAGGAGGGACTCTGCGTCCAAACTAAATGGAGCTTCGGAAACTGTGAACAGTGATGCAGGAGCCATAGGTTTGTCGCGAATCACGGGAAACGACCCCGATTCCTTAGGGGTGGATTTTGCACTGCTCAAAAGGTGCAAAACCCGTGATGTCGAGGCATTCGGGCTGCTCGTTGACCGGTATCAAGCGAGGGTACTCGGTTATATCCGCCGTATGGTTCCTCATCGCGAAGAAGCCGAAGACCTGGCTCAAGAGGTATTTCTCCGAGCCTTCAAAAACATCCATCGTTTCGACGGTCGCGCTTCTCTTGCAACATGGTTTTTCAAAATCGCAAACAATTTATGCATAGACAGAGCAAGGCACGAAAAACGTAAAGGAGAGACCCTCTCCATCGAACGTGATGAAGAGGCATTTTTGCAAGAAATTACCGACGAACGGTGGAACCCTGAGACTCGAGCGATTGCTGAAGAAATGAAAGAAATTGTCGAAATAGCAATACAAAAATTATCGGAGAAACTCCGCAGTGTGCTTTTGCTGCACGATGCAGAGGGATTGAGTTACGAAGAAATCGCGCAAGTGTTGCGCATTCCCGTAGGCACCGTGAAATCGCGATTATTTCTCGCAAGGGAACACTTGCAGGATGCAATCAAACAATATCTATAAGAGATTTATAAAAAATGACACGAAAAGAATTACAAGCGAAACTCGAAAAAGGCGAGCGGCTCACGCCTTTGGAAATGGCGTTCTTAGATACTTTCTTAGAAGAAGATACGAACGTCGTTCGTTGCGTGCAAAATCTAACTCGGGAAGAACCGAGCCTGGAGTGGCGCGCAAAACTGAATGAACGACTCTTGCAATTGTCTTCGAAAAAAAACAAGCCATTTCATCGCAGTTTCTCTTGGATGATAATATCTACATCGCTCGCCACAGCGTGCATTCTTCTTTTCATTGTTTTATCGAATAGGAACACGCCGTTACAGAACGAATTAGGAAAAGCGCTACTCGAATGGCACGAGGAAGCGGTCGCTTCGAGCATACTCCCCGACGGTGTAACACAACCGAATGCTTACGAAAATATCTCTAATAACACAAAGCAGGAAGACGACATCGAAGAATTACTTTATGGCTCTTCGAATTTAGAACTATGAGGGATGAACTCGTGAAGATTCGATTACCCTTTAAAATGGAATGCGAACTAATCATAAATAAAACGATGCCTACTTTTCAACACGGCGATTATAGAGGCTTTCGAAAATTTTCTTTCCCAAAATGTCTCGTACCATATTGTTTACTTCTCGTTGCAATTCCCGCAACAGCAAAAGACATCACACCAGAAGAGCTCCTTCAAAAAGTCCTGCGCGCACAACCGAAGTTGCGCTTCAGTGGTACGCGAAAAATCGAAACTATCGTTCGAGGCGAAAGGATTCGATTAAACGAATACATCTTACGATCAGGAATGAGATTGCGAATTACCTATCCCGAGGATTCCCCTCGCCATGGCTTTGTCGTGATACAAAACGGTAAGGAACGTTTAGAATACAATCCCCATACGAATCAAATCCTTCGCACTGTGCCGAAAAGACTCGAACTTTTAGAACGTTTAGGTCATCTTCGTGAAGCCGCAAAAAATAAGCGCATCACTGTTCGCGTATTCGATTCGGAACCTATCGCGAACCGTCCTACGCATGGCTTGCTCATTGCAGACAAACAGGGAAACATCGCACAGAAATACTGGATTGACAAAGAGACCGGGCTCATTCTCAAAGCCGTTCTTTTCGACAAAAGTGGAGCGGAGCATGCAAGTTTCGAATTTGTTCACGTGAACTACAATCCCATTATCAAAGAATCCGATTTCCAACTCAGAATAAACGCCCCGCGTATCGAGCCACGAAACCCTCGACCTGAATTTCGTGCACTCGCTCCGACCTGGCTTCCCGAGGGTTTTCGAGAAGTGGAGCGTCGTGTTCGCATGCATGAGAAGAGGCAAATCTTGATGATTCACTTTTCCGATGGCGTCCACCATGTCAGCCTCTTCCAATCCCCGGGCAAAGAACTTCCTCCGCTACCGCCAGGGGCTTCGCGGCAAGGAGTGAATATACGCAGAACGAACAGAAACAGCCTTTGGGTGGTTGCCATCGGGAACCTAAAGCCTGAAACCCTGGACAGGATTATTTTGTCTTTACGATAGGAAGCATCTTCGGAAGCAAGTTCTGCAATAATCAGAAAATCTCGCACCCTTTTACATGAAAAAGCCTAAACGACGCTGGATTCGTTGGGTGAAACGAGCCCTCTGGACATTCGCTGCAGTTATCCTGCTTACATTTATTTCAGGGTCGGTTTACGTTTATGCTCTCATGCGCTCTTTGGAAGGGCGGGTATCGCAACTCTCACAAATCGAGGCGGAACTGAGGCGCAACCCTACTGTGATTCTTGCCGACGATGGGACAGTGCTTTACACGATGGCTGCGGAATATCGTGAGCCTATTAGTTGGAACAATTTACCGAAAGTCGTTATCGATGCAACGGTTGCAGCGGAAGACAAACGTTATTGGGAGCACAGAGGGATAGATTTTTTGGCGATTCTTCGAGCGATGATCGTGAACTTGCGCTCGGGAAGCGTGCGCCAGGGGGGGAGCACAATCACGCAACAAGTTGCAAAAAGACTATTGACGACAAGCGAACGCACTTTGCGACGCAAACTCGAAGACGCATGTTTGGCTTTGCTCATCGAAAGACAGTACACCAAAGAACAGATTCTCACTCTTTATCTTAATCAAGTTTTCTACGGCTCTGGCGCATACGGAATCAAAGCAGCGGCTGACATTTATTTCGGAAAAGACGTCAGCAAACTCACCTTATCCGAGGCGGCGCTTCTTGCGCGAATTCCGAGGCGACCTTCCGAGGAAAATCCCTTCGTAAATCCCAAGGTGGCGAAAACCAATCGTGACCTCGTACTGAAAATCATGCTGGAGGAAGGAAAAATTACACAAGAGGAATACGAAAAAGCGATATCGTCACCGATTCGCCTGTCCCCTCGCCCCGCCACGCAAATGGGAATTCTGCGCGCGCCTTATTTCGTGACTTACGTTTTAGAAGAGATGCGCAAGGAATTTCCGAACGAAGACTTCGCAAGGGGGGGATATGTTATCGAGACGACGCTGAATATAAAAGCGCAGCAAGCCGCAGAAAAAGCAGTCGCGGATACTCTCAAGCGAGAGAGAAGGAGACGAGTGAGAGAAGGTGCGATCGTCGTCATGAACTATCGCGGTGAGATTCTCGCCATGGTGGGGGGGAGCGATTTTAAAAAATCGCAGTACAACATCATTACTCACGGACACAGGCAACCTGGTTCCGCCTTCAAACCCTTCGTTTATGCGGCGGCGATGGAATACGGAATCATCCACCCCCGTTCTGTCGTCTCGAACGCTCCGTTCGTCTGGCGCGACCCCTATACGGGAAAAGTGTGGAAGCCGAGAGGGGGGGGTAGCGGAGGTTGGGTGAGCATACAAACCGCCATCGTGCGCTCGATAAACGTACCGGCTGTTCACGTGATGCGTATGGTCGGCGCAGAACAAGTCGCAAAATTCGCTAAAGACGTTTTCGGTTTCCGCTCACCGTTAGACCCGGTTTTGCCGCTTGCGCTAGGGGCGAGCGCAGTGAGTCCTCTGGAAATGGCCGAAGGTTACAGTGTTTTCGCAACGGGGGGGAACCGTGTTACACCTTACGGAATCAAAAGAGTGTTAGGACCTAACGGACAAGTATTACGGGAATATGCCCCTCGAATCATTCCGAATGTGCTTAGCCCGGCGACTGCTGAACCGATGCGCGACATTCTTCGCCGTGTCGTGCTTTCTGGAACGGGGAGAAACGCTTCGGGTGTGCTCAATGCTGCTGGGAAAACTGGCACGACACAATTGCATATGGATGCTTGGTTTTGCGGATTTACCGATGAATTGATTGCTATCGCATGGGTTGCAAACGCAACCTACGATCCGAAACGAAACCCCCCCTGGAAATACGAGCCGATGGCAGGAGTTTTCGGGGGCCAAGTCGCAACTCGACTTTGGGCGGACGCCTTGAAACCGATCCAAAAAATAATCGGTGAAAAGGGAAACAACAAAACTCCGAAATTTTACGGAGGAAGCGAAGCTGGCGAAATTTCCGTTTCGATATGCACACTTAGTGGTGAGCGAGCGATACCGGGTGTTTGCGACGAGACAGAAACGAAACGGATGTCCGCTGCAGAAGCGAAGAAAATTCCGGTTTGCAGCATCCACCGCGAAATTCGAGAAGCTTCCCCGAAAGACGAAATTCGGGTAGAAGACGAAATGCCTTTGGAACCTCCTCCAGAATCCCCCCCTCCACAAGCGTCCGACGAAAAGTTTGTAACCCTCGAGATTTGCCCTGAATCCGGTTTGCGCGCAACGATATATTGTCCCGTAAAGAGACAAACGAAATTCCGTGCAGGCGAGGAACCCAAACTCTCTTGTACAATCCATGGGCAATAAAAAACCATGAAGCCGAATCGGAAACCCAGTGGACCCTATCTGCTCGATGCGAAGGTTAGGCATCGTGCGGATTTCACTGCGCAAATCGTTCCCGGTTTCGTCATTCTCGGCTTTGTAGTTCTGTTTTTGAGGCTTTGGTATCTTCAGGTCGTGAAGGGAGAAGAACTCAGCAGGCTCGCGATACGAAGCCGGACGATAGAAGAAGCGATTCCCCCCCCACGCGGTCAAATTGTGGACCGTGAAAATCGCCCCCTCGCCACGGTCGAACCCGCCCTCGCGGTGATGATTACACCGCACGAAATCATCCAGAAACCGGATGCAATTTCTCACCTCGCTAAAATCATCCAAGAAGACCCGAAAGAATTGCAAAACGCAATTCGAAATCACATGCATAGACGCTTTCTGCCTTTCGTCGAAAAAGTCGGTCTGCGAGAAAATCAAGCCATCGCAATCGAAGAGCAACGCGCGTTTTTGCCCGGTGTGTTCGTGCGTTCTTTGCCCGTGAGAAAATATCATCATGGCAAAGCATTAGCGCACGTGATTGGTTATGTCGGAGGTTTGGACGAAAAAGACATCGAACGCATCTTGGCAATAAGCAAAATGCTCCCGCCTTTCACCGGAAAAATCGGTATCGAGCGCGCTTACGACGACAAACTCATGGGAACTCCCGGCATAGAAGCAGTGGAAGTAGATAGTAGAGGCAAACCTTTACGACCTCGCACGAGCGAACCTCCCATCCCCGGTTCAAAACTCGTATTAACTTTAGATTTAGACCTTCAAGAATTCGCCGCAAGCGTGCTTCAGAACAAAAGGGGGGCGATAGTCGCTTTGAATCCGAAAAACGGAGAAATCCTTTGTCTTTATAGCAACGCTTCCTACGACCCCAACTTATTCGTGAAAGGAATCACCGCGGCGCAATGGGAACAACTTTCCAAAGACCCTCGCCTTCCTTTGCACAATCGCGCGATTGCCAGTGCTTATGCTCCCGGCTCGACTTTCAAACTCGTTACATTGATTGCCGGAATCAAAACAGGCGTAATCACTCCTTCGACCACATTCGTATGCAGGGGGGGATTGAAGGTCGGAAACCGATATTTTCGCTGTTTGGGAGTTCATGGGAGCGTGAATTTCGAACGCGCCATCGAAAAATCTTGTAATGTATTTTTTGCGGAAATCGCAACGCGTGTGCAGCGTCATGATATCGTCGAGGTCGCGAAAGAATTCGGTTTCGGAACTAAATTGGGAATCGACATTCTGGGAGAAAGCACAGGGACACTACCGAGTTCTGCATGGCT from Fimbriimonadales bacterium includes the following:
- a CDS encoding MucB/RseB C-terminal domain-containing protein, which codes for MPTFQHGDYRGFRKFSFPKCLVPYCLLLVAIPATAKDITPEELLQKVLRAQPKLRFSGTRKIETIVRGERIRLNEYILRSGMRLRITYPEDSPRHGFVVIQNGKERLEYNPHTNQILRTVPKRLELLERLGHLREAAKNKRITVRVFDSEPIANRPTHGLLIADKQGNIAQKYWIDKETGLILKAVLFDKSGAEHASFEFVHVNYNPIIKESDFQLRINAPRIEPRNPRPEFRALAPTWLPEGFREVERRVRMHEKRQILMIHFSDGVHHVSLFQSPGKELPPLPPGASRQGVNIRRTNRNSLWVVAIGNLKPETLDRIILSLR
- a CDS encoding PBP1A family penicillin-binding protein, with product MKKPKRRWIRWVKRALWTFAAVILLTFISGSVYVYALMRSLEGRVSQLSQIEAELRRNPTVILADDGTVLYTMAAEYREPISWNNLPKVVIDATVAAEDKRYWEHRGIDFLAILRAMIVNLRSGSVRQGGSTITQQVAKRLLTTSERTLRRKLEDACLALLIERQYTKEQILTLYLNQVFYGSGAYGIKAAADIYFGKDVSKLTLSEAALLARIPRRPSEENPFVNPKVAKTNRDLVLKIMLEEGKITQEEYEKAISSPIRLSPRPATQMGILRAPYFVTYVLEEMRKEFPNEDFARGGYVIETTLNIKAQQAAEKAVADTLKRERRRRVREGAIVVMNYRGEILAMVGGSDFKKSQYNIITHGHRQPGSAFKPFVYAAAMEYGIIHPRSVVSNAPFVWRDPYTGKVWKPRGGGSGGWVSIQTAIVRSINVPAVHVMRMVGAEQVAKFAKDVFGFRSPLDPVLPLALGASAVSPLEMAEGYSVFATGGNRVTPYGIKRVLGPNGQVLREYAPRIIPNVLSPATAEPMRDILRRVVLSGTGRNASGVLNAAGKTGTTQLHMDAWFCGFTDELIAIAWVANATYDPKRNPPWKYEPMAGVFGGQVATRLWADALKPIQKIIGEKGNNKTPKFYGGSEAGEISVSICTLSGERAIPGVCDETETKRMSAAEAKKIPVCSIHREIREASPKDEIRVEDEMPLEPPPESPPPQASDEKFVTLEICPESGLRATIYCPVKRQTKFRAGEEPKLSCTIHGQ
- the mrdA gene encoding penicillin-binding protein 2; this translates as MKPNRKPSGPYLLDAKVRHRADFTAQIVPGFVILGFVVLFLRLWYLQVVKGEELSRLAIRSRTIEEAIPPPRGQIVDRENRPLATVEPALAVMITPHEIIQKPDAISHLAKIIQEDPKELQNAIRNHMHRRFLPFVEKVGLRENQAIAIEEQRAFLPGVFVRSLPVRKYHHGKALAHVIGYVGGLDEKDIERILAISKMLPPFTGKIGIERAYDDKLMGTPGIEAVEVDSRGKPLRPRTSEPPIPGSKLVLTLDLDLQEFAASVLQNKRGAIVALNPKNGEILCLYSNASYDPNLFVKGITAAQWEQLSKDPRLPLHNRAIASAYAPGSTFKLVTLIAGIKTGVITPSTTFVCRGGLKVGNRYFRCLGVHGSVNFERAIEKSCNVFFAEIATRVQRHDIVEVAKEFGFGTKLGIDILGESTGTLPSSAWLEKNGIRWYLGDSVNLSIGQGYLGGTPLQLANYASTIANKGIAYKPHLVRSIVPSTPDQPPQEIEPVVFSKLNIDSLWWDRITNAMVRVVDTGTGRAAHIEGVRFAGKTGTAQQKRGATPHALFIGFAPADDPEIAIAVVLEGAGQGGQVAAPIAGKVVRFYLQKIGAL
- a CDS encoding sigma-70 family RNA polymerase sigma factor, encoding MNSRRDSASKLNGASETVNSDAGAIGLSRITGNDPDSLGVDFALLKRCKTRDVEAFGLLVDRYQARVLGYIRRMVPHREEAEDLAQEVFLRAFKNIHRFDGRASLATWFFKIANNLCIDRARHEKRKGETLSIERDEEAFLQEITDERWNPETRAIAEEMKEIVEIAIQKLSEKLRSVLLLHDAEGLSYEEIAQVLRIPVGTVKSRLFLAREHLQDAIKQYL